In Streptomyces nojiriensis, one genomic interval encodes:
- a CDS encoding 5-oxoprolinase subunit B family protein, with amino-acid sequence MRTLVVGGGALLIELDSADEVAALHAELLRRRDAGELGPVRDLVPAARTVLLDGVRDPAALGARIARWEVPPLAPTQGPQVTVPVRYDGPDLVEVARLWGVAPREVPGIVGATVFRVAFCGFAPGFGYLTGLPERFHVPRRGTPRTAVPAGSLALAGEYAGVYPRSSPGGWQLIGSTDAVLWDPDREPAALFAPGVRVRFTQEDGRG; translated from the coding sequence GTGAGGACCCTCGTGGTGGGTGGTGGGGCGCTGCTGATCGAACTGGACTCGGCGGACGAGGTCGCCGCGCTCCACGCCGAGCTGCTGCGCCGCCGGGACGCGGGCGAGCTGGGGCCCGTACGGGACCTCGTGCCGGCCGCGCGGACCGTGCTGCTGGACGGCGTACGGGATCCGGCGGCGCTCGGTGCCCGGATCGCGCGGTGGGAGGTGCCGCCGCTCGCGCCGACGCAGGGGCCGCAGGTCACCGTCCCGGTGCGGTACGACGGCCCGGACCTGGTGGAGGTGGCCCGGCTGTGGGGGGTCGCCCCGCGGGAGGTCCCGGGGATCGTCGGCGCGACCGTGTTCCGGGTGGCCTTCTGCGGTTTCGCGCCGGGCTTCGGCTACCTGACGGGGCTGCCGGAGCGGTTCCACGTCCCCCGCCGCGGGACGCCCCGTACGGCCGTCCCGGCGGGCTCGCTGGCGCTGGCCGGGGAGTACGCGGGGGTGTACCCGCGCTCCTCCCCCGGCGGCTGGCAGCTGATCGGCTCGACGGACGCGGTGCTCTGGGACCCGGATCGGGAGCCGGCGGCGCTCTTCGCGCCCGGGGTCCGGGTGCGGTTCACGCAGGAGGACGGCCGTGGCTGA
- a CDS encoding biotin-dependent carboxyltransferase family protein, protein MADGLLVVRPGALTTVQDRGRPGYAHLGVPRSGALDTAAYALANRLVGNAPDAAALETTLDGVGLRALAATTVAVTGAPCPVRISGRPVAWGAPVRLPAGAELEVGRAESGVRGYVAVRGGLAAPPVLGSRSTDLLSGLGPPVLSAGMLLPAGPPGPDPVPGADACGLPGPPSRLVLPLRLGPRADWFTEASLTGLWRSEFCVSAMSNRIGLRTEAGTPLVRARAGELPSEGMVLGAVQVPPDGLPVVFLADHPVTGGYPVVGVVPPGPALDAAAQARPGIPVRFARSR, encoded by the coding sequence GTGGCTGACGGGCTGCTGGTGGTGCGGCCGGGGGCGCTGACGACGGTCCAGGACCGGGGCCGCCCGGGGTACGCGCACCTGGGGGTCCCGCGCTCGGGAGCCCTCGACACGGCGGCGTACGCGCTGGCCAACCGGCTCGTCGGCAACGCGCCGGACGCGGCGGCGCTGGAGACGACCCTGGACGGCGTCGGGCTGCGGGCCCTGGCTGCGACCACCGTGGCGGTCACGGGCGCACCCTGTCCGGTACGGATCTCCGGTCGCCCGGTGGCCTGGGGGGCGCCGGTCCGGCTCCCGGCCGGGGCGGAGCTGGAGGTGGGCCGGGCGGAGTCGGGAGTGCGCGGCTACGTCGCCGTGCGGGGAGGCCTGGCCGCCCCGCCGGTCCTGGGCAGTCGCTCCACGGACCTGCTGTCCGGGCTGGGGCCTCCGGTCCTGTCGGCCGGGATGCTGCTGCCGGCGGGCCCGCCGGGCCCGGATCCGGTCCCCGGGGCGGATGCCTGCGGCCTGCCCGGTCCGCCATCGCGGCTGGTGCTCCCGCTGCGGCTGGGGCCCCGGGCGGACTGGTTCACCGAGGCCTCCCTCACCGGGCTGTGGCGCTCGGAGTTCTGCGTGTCGGCGATGTCCAACCGGATCGGGCTGCGCACGGAGGCGGGCACCCCGCTGGTCCGCGCCCGGGCCGGCGAGCTGCCGAGCGAGGGCATGGTGCTGGGCGCGGTCCAGGTGCCGCCGGACGGGCTGCCGGTGGTGTTCCTGGCCGATCACCCGGTGACGGGCGGCTACCCGGTGGTGGGCGTGGTCCCGCCGGGCCCGGCCCTGGACGCGGCGGCGCAGGCCCGGCCGGGGATCCCGGTCAGGTTCGCGAGGTCCCGATGA
- a CDS encoding RNA polymerase sigma factor encodes MLSPRHETGPPDLTTPEGFGAFYEEHIDAVLGFVTRRVADPHLAADLTADIFLAAMGSARGYRPDRGAPVAWLFGIARNVLSGHARGLARESGALARLSGRRLLDDEDVAALEERIDAQRAFRELAERHAALSEPLRAALDLVVLDQLTPAEVAQALGVTQATVRVRLHRARRALGAPGSTTARQMEAAR; translated from the coding sequence GTGCTCAGCCCACGACACGAGACCGGACCGCCGGACCTCACCACGCCCGAGGGGTTCGGGGCGTTCTACGAGGAACACATCGACGCCGTTCTCGGCTTCGTCACGCGGCGGGTCGCCGACCCGCACCTGGCGGCGGACCTGACGGCCGACATCTTCCTCGCCGCGATGGGATCGGCCCGCGGCTACCGGCCCGACAGGGGAGCGCCGGTCGCCTGGCTGTTCGGGATAGCCCGCAACGTCCTGTCGGGCCACGCCCGCGGGCTGGCCCGCGAGAGCGGGGCGCTGGCGCGGCTGAGCGGGCGGCGCCTGCTCGATGACGAGGACGTGGCGGCGCTGGAGGAGCGGATCGACGCCCAGCGCGCGTTCAGGGAGCTCGCGGAGCGCCACGCCGCCCTGTCCGAGCCGCTGCGCGCCGCCCTCGACCTGGTCGTGCTCGACCAGCTCACACCGGCCGAAGTCGCCCAGGCCCTCGGGGTCACCCAGGCGACGGTCCGGGTCCGCCTGCACCGGGCCCGGCGCGCCCTGGGCGCCCCGGGCTCCACGACCGCACGCCAGATGGAGGCAGCCCGATGA
- a CDS encoding HEAT repeat domain-containing protein has translation MFEPVIAPSGTLLGLLQRGRGDGTLHALAAPRAEALEALNQCVLRDPRQDWQVENRSLYYARLYLDLAGPLGEIEAHLFSADDLVDEEDHRTGLALSVLGHLASYGRDDALMLLRRYAASGANWAWALDELALRDDDEGLRSLAPAVLARFPATAEGEARLAAAVRDAYEPRPWCLWEETPQYGERLRAARQQGSFDRWQRQMTPSGPRPGWGVQAVFDWAADGLRRGTPLHVPAARCLAAVAQPEDRSAILAAAAGADGEAARATALHHLVLAEPENPAVLDLIEAAADEPAVAAYERMCGPGAVERARRWVHRPDALGEAAAAILAARGGPEDAGLVLGALRSTVRGAGPDTRRLFALVDGAGRLAVGCAAPVLRHVYRETASSHLRGRAARALASTDPTFAAGFAVECLWDCEETTREVAARHAETADARVAPRLRRLAADPAEEEDVQSAVRSRIAPESAV, from the coding sequence ATGTTCGAACCAGTCATAGCACCGAGCGGTACCCTGCTCGGGCTCCTTCAGCGAGGCCGTGGCGACGGCACGCTGCACGCACTCGCGGCACCCAGGGCGGAGGCCCTCGAGGCCCTCAACCAGTGCGTGCTCCGCGACCCGCGCCAGGACTGGCAGGTCGAGAACCGCTCCTTGTACTACGCCCGGCTGTACCTGGACCTCGCCGGTCCCCTGGGCGAGATCGAGGCCCACCTCTTCAGCGCCGACGACCTCGTCGACGAGGAGGACCACCGCACGGGCCTCGCCCTGTCCGTCCTGGGCCACCTGGCCTCCTACGGCCGCGACGACGCGCTCATGCTGCTGCGCCGCTACGCCGCCTCCGGGGCGAACTGGGCCTGGGCGCTCGACGAGCTGGCCCTGCGCGACGACGACGAAGGCCTGCGGTCCCTGGCCCCGGCCGTCCTCGCCCGCTTCCCCGCCACGGCGGAGGGCGAGGCGCGGCTGGCCGCCGCCGTCCGCGACGCCTACGAGCCCCGCCCGTGGTGTCTGTGGGAGGAGACCCCCCAGTACGGGGAGCGCCTGCGCGCCGCCCGTCAGCAGGGCTCCTTCGACCGCTGGCAGCGCCAGATGACCCCGAGCGGGCCCCGGCCCGGCTGGGGCGTCCAGGCCGTCTTCGACTGGGCCGCCGACGGGCTGCGCCGCGGTACCCCGCTGCACGTCCCCGCGGCCCGCTGCCTCGCCGCCGTGGCCCAGCCCGAGGACCGCTCCGCCATCCTCGCGGCCGCCGCCGGCGCCGACGGCGAGGCCGCCCGGGCCACCGCCCTGCACCACCTGGTCCTCGCCGAGCCGGAGAACCCGGCCGTGCTGGACCTCATCGAAGCCGCCGCCGACGAGCCCGCCGTGGCCGCCTACGAGCGCATGTGCGGCCCCGGGGCCGTCGAGCGGGCCCGGCGCTGGGTCCACCGCCCCGACGCGCTCGGCGAGGCCGCCGCGGCCATCCTGGCCGCCCGTGGCGGCCCCGAGGACGCGGGCCTGGTGCTGGGCGCCCTGCGCTCCACCGTGCGCGGTGCGGGCCCGGACACCCGGCGCCTGTTCGCCCTGGTGGACGGGGCCGGCCGGCTCGCCGTCGGCTGCGCGGCCCCCGTGCTGCGCCACGTCTACCGCGAGACCGCCTCGTCCCACCTGCGCGGCCGGGCCGCCCGGGCCCTGGCCAGCACCGACCCCACCTTCGCGGCCGGCTTCGCCGTCGAATGCCTCTGGGACTGCGAGGAGACCACCCGCGAGGTGGCGGCCCGCCACGCCGAGACGGCCGACGCCCGCGTGGCGCCCCGGCTGCGCCGCCTGGCCGCCGATCCCGCGGAGGAGGAGGACGTCCAGTCGGCCGTCCGCAGCCGCATCGCACCGGAGTCCGCCGTGTAG
- a CDS encoding ankyrin repeat domain-containing protein — MSEHAAEGTGSHGVPDEDVIELATKIFDLARQGETEALTAYLDAGVPANLTNDRGDTLVMLAAYHGHADAVSALLARGAEADRANDRGQTPLAGAVFKGEEAVIRALLAGGADPKAGTPSAVDTARMFAKADLLELFGAE; from the coding sequence ATGAGCGAGCACGCAGCCGAGGGCACCGGTTCCCACGGCGTCCCCGACGAGGACGTCATCGAGCTGGCCACCAAGATCTTCGACCTCGCCCGTCAGGGTGAGACCGAGGCGCTCACCGCCTACCTGGACGCCGGAGTCCCGGCGAACCTCACCAACGACCGCGGCGACACCCTGGTCATGCTCGCCGCCTACCACGGCCACGCCGACGCCGTGTCGGCCCTGCTGGCCCGCGGCGCCGAGGCCGACCGCGCCAACGACCGCGGCCAGACCCCGCTCGCCGGCGCGGTCTTCAAGGGCGAGGAGGCCGTCATCCGCGCGCTGCTCGCCGGCGGGGCCGACCCGAAGGCCGGAACCCCCTCCGCGGTGGACACGGCGCGCATGTTCGCCAAGGCCGACCTGCTGGAACTTTTCGGAGCCGAGTAG